The Geothrix oryzae DNA window GGGCACGACGGCCACGGGGCGGCCGCTGTCGATGCCGCTCCAGGTCGCGTCCACGAGGTTGGAGGTGGGGCCGAGGTTGGTCCAGGAGAAGCCGCCGGTGCCGCTGGGGGCGGGCAGGATGGCCGCCAGGGCGCGGTCGGTGCCGGCCTTGGGCAGGAGGTGGCCCCACTTCCGGATTTCCTCGGCGGCGGTGCGGTTCTTGAAATCCATGTAGTCGGGCGTGAGCTTGCCGCCGAACCAGTAGAGGTCCCAGTCGCGGCGGAGGTCGGCGCGATCGTGGCCGCTGAGGGCATCCGGCCCCACCCGGGCCGGGAGCGACCGGCGGCGGAGCACCGGGTTGGTGGGTGCCTGGGCCTCCAGGCCGCAGGCCACCACCAAGGCCAGAGAGGTGAGGACTCGAGTCATCGGCATGCCCATGGGGCGCTCCAAAAATGAGAATCCCGGCGAGGCGGGGAAGGGCTTCGGGGGGGTCCCCAACTATACGCTTCGAGGGGGGTTCTGATCGTCTGACTTTTCCTTAATGAAGGCCCCGGGAGCCGAGGGAATCTGGCCCCTTCCCAACCCCTTCATTGACCCCTCCGGCCCAGGCATCTAGGCTGAAAGGTTTGAGCCTGCTGACGCCGTGATCGCCCTCCGACCCGACAATCCCCTGATCGTCCAGAGCGATCGCACCCTGCTGCTCGAGGTGGCGCACCCTGATTTCGAGCAGGTGCGCGACGAGCTGGCCCGTTTCGCGGAACTGGTGAAGAGCCCCGAGCACATCCACACCTACCGCATCACGCCCCTGAGTCTCTGGAACGCCTCGGCTTCGGGCGTGGCCTGCGCGGACATCCTCGAGACCTTGAACACCTGGTCCAAATACCCGGTGCCGCAGAACCTGCTGCAGGAGATCGAGGACCACGGCACGCGCTACGGCAAGTTGCGCCTGGTGGCCAAGGGCGACCGGCTGGCGCTGGAAATGGATGACCGGGGCCTCTTCTGGGAACTCGAGAACCAGAAGTCCCTGTTCGGCCTGCTGGCGGAGCCCTATCCGGACGAGAAGGGCATCTTCCTGCACACGGGGATGCGCGGCGAGGTGAAGCTGCAGCTCATCCGCCTGGGCCACCCCGTCCAGGACATGGCCGGCTACAAGCCCGGCGACCCGCTCCCCTTCGAGCTGTCGCCCATCACCAAGCAGAATGGCAAGCCCTTCGGCCTGCGCCACTACCAGCAGGCCGCGGTGGATGTCTTCCACGCGGGCGGAGGGCCCGACGGTGGTGCGGGCGTGCTGGTGCTGCCCTGCGGCGCGGGGAAGACGGTCATCGGCATCGGCTGCATGGGCAGCCTGCAGACGCACACCCTGGTGCTCACCACCAACGGCACCGCCGTGAAGCAGTGGAAGCAGGAGCTGCTGGACAAGACTACGCTCACCGAAGACCAGGTGGGCCTCTACACGGGCGACACCAAGGAGATCAAGCCCGTCACCATCGCCACCTACCAGATCCTCACCTACCGCCGGAGCAAGACGGGGCCCTTCGAGCACTTCAAGCTCTTCGAGGCCGCCAACTGGGGGCTGGTGATCTACGACGAAGTGCACATGCTGCCCGCGCCGGTGTTCCGCGCGGTGGCCGAGCTCCAGGCCAAGCGGCGCCTGGGCCTCACGGCCACCCTGGTGCGCGAGGACGGCAAGGAAGAGGATGTCTTCAGCCTCATCGGCCCCAAGCGGGTGGATGTGCCCTGGAAGATGCTGGAGAAGGACGGCTTCATCGCCACGGCCCACTGCCTCGAAATCCGGGTTCCCCTGCCGACCGACGAGCGCATGGAGTACGCCGTGGCGGACCAGCGCCAGCGCTTCCGCATCGCCTCGGAGAACAGCCTGAAGCTGGCGGTGATGGACGAACTGCTGGCCGGGCACCCCAAGGACAACATCCTCGTCATCGGCCAGTACCTCGAGCAGCTCCGGATCATCGGGGAGCGCCTGGGGGCGCCGGTGCTCACGGGACAGACCCCCGAGAAGGAGCGCGAGGTGCTCTTCCGGCAGTTCCGCGAAGGCCAGCTGCGGGTGCTCATCGTGAGCAAGGTGGCCAATTTCGCCATCGACCTGCCCGATGCCTCCGTGGCCATCCAGGTGAGCGGCACCTTCGGCTCGCGCCAGGAGGAGGCCCAGCGCCTGGGCCGGATCCTGCGTCCCAAGGGCGAGCGCAATGTGAGCTACTTCTATTCGCTCATCAGCAGCGAAACCACCGAGCAGGAATTCGCCCGCAACCGCCAGCTGTTCCTCACGGAGCAGGGCTACCGCTACCTCATCGAAAGCCGCCGTTTCGACGACACGGGCCACCTCAACGAGCCGGCCGTCTGGAAGCGGCTGCTGGAGGAAACCGCAGGCTAGCGCCTGGGGTTTAAAGGCAGGCTAGCGCCACAGCTCCGGGTGCAGCAGCGACCGGGCGCCCAGCCACTGGTCCAGGGGCCACACGAAGAGCGCGGCAAACAGGCCTGCCAGCACATCGTCCATGACCACACCCCAGCCCCCGGGCAGGCGCTGGGCGGTGTCCACGGGGCCGGGCTTCCAGATGTCGAAGAGGCGGAAGAGTAGGAAGGGCGCCACCAGCCGGGCGGCCCACAGGCTCCAGGGCTGGGGCTGGACCGTGACCGTGAAGAGCAGCGGCGTGAGCGCGAACCAGAGGCCCGCCCACTCGTCGATCACGACGAAGGAGGGGTCCTTCTGGCCCGTCTCCGCCACGACGCGTCCCGCCGCCCAGGCGGCCAGCAGGGTGAGGGCCAGGGGGGCCGCCAGCCGGAGCCAGGGCGCCCAGGCCTGGCCGCGCAGGTTGAGCACCAGCAGCAGCCAGGCCCCCAGCCCCGCCAGGCTGCCCCAGGTACCCGGGGCCGGCCTCAGATACCCGCTGCCGAACCCCGTGGCCAACCACCAGGCGATCCGCGGCGCCTTCTTCCCTGAGGACTGAGGACCGAGGGCTGAAGCCTGTTCTTCAGACATGTCTCAGCGCCTCCACGATGCGCAGCCGGGCGGCCTTGAGGCCCGGGAACAGGGCGCTCACCTGGAGGGTCGCCTGCAGCCCCAGGGCCACGATGGCGTAGACGCCGGGGACGAAGTGGATGTTCAGTTCATAGCCGTGGCTGGTGCCGGGAGGGGCGGGCATCTGGAGGTGGAGGGCGTTGAGTCCCGCCCGCAGCAGGAGCGTGGTCGCCAGGCCGAGGGCGCTGCCCATGAAGCCCAGGAAGGCCCCCTCCCACTGGAGCAGCTTCAGCAGCTGCCCCGGCTGCAGGCCCATGGCCCGCAGGACGCCGAACTCGCGCACCCGCTCCATGACCGACATCAGCAGGGTGTTGACCGTGGCCAGCAGCACCACCAGGAACAGCACCAAGCCCATGAAGCCGAAGATGGCGAAGTAGAGCAGCTTCACCTGCCGATAGAAGGAGGCCAGCTCGAACCATGGTTTCACGGAGGTGTCCGGCAGCAGGGTTTGGATCCGCCCCTGCTCAGAAGCGGTGTCCTGGGGTCGCTTCAGCACGACGGACAGCCGCGACCGGGCCGCCCCCGCGTCCAACAGCTGCCCCGCGGTGCCCAGGCTCGCGGTGAGGACGCGATCGTTGAGTTCGCGGAGTCCCAGATCCTGGAGGCCCACGACCTCCACATCCACGGCGTTCAGCGCGCCGTCGCGGGTGGTGGACATCAGGGTGAGCGAGCTGCCCACCGAGGCGCCCAGGGCCCGCGCCAGGCCCGTGCCAAGGATCACCTCCCGGGCCGAGGGGTCGGCGGAGAGCCAGCGGGAACCGGTGCCGCCGGGGGCCGTGGCGCCGTCCTTCAGCGAATCGAGGCAGGCCATGTGCTTCGGCTCCAGCACGGGATCCACGGCCGTGCCGAGGAAGGCCACGCTCTTCGCGCCGCTGGACAGCAGGCCCATGAACTGGATGCGGGGCAGTACCTCGGCCACGGCCGGGTCCCGGCGCAGCTTCAGGGCCAGCGCCTCCCCGTCGGGCAGGGCCCGCTCCAGGCTCTGGGCCTCGTCACCCTCCAGGGCGCCGGGGGGCATGACCTGGAGGTGGCCCAGGCCCCCGCGGATGGCGGCATCGGACAGCCCCTGGAAGGTCTGGGCCATGAAGCCCCCGGCCAGGCTCAGGGCGAGGAAGCCGGCCACCACCACCATGAGCGTGAGGGCCGTGCGCCGCCGCTGGCGCAGCAGGTTGCGGAGGGCCAGGCGCGCGAGGATCACGGGCGCACCCCAGGGCCACGGGAAGGCAGGACCCGTTTTTTCTTCATGCCGCCTCCACCAGCCGCCCGTCAGCGAGGCGGTACACCCGATGGGCCCGGGCGATGACAGCGGGGTCGTGGCTGGCCACGAGGAAGGTCGCGCCTCGCTCAGCGGCGAGATCCGCCATGAGGTCCATGAGCGGCCCGCCATGGGCGTGGTCGAGGCTGGCGGTGGGTTCGTCCGCCAGCACCAGGAGCGGGTCCGGGGCCAGAGCGCGGGCGATGGCGACCCGCTGTTGCTGGCCGCCGCTCAGCTGGCCGGGGCGGTGATGCAGGCGGTCCGCGAGTCCCACGCGGTCCAGGGCGGCGGCGGCGCGGCGGCGGGCCTCGACCTCGGCGATCCCCTGGAGCTGCAGGGGCAGCATCGCATTTTCCAGGGCGGAGAGCACCGGCACCAGGTTGAAGGCCTGGAACACGAAGCCCAGGCGCCGCAGGCGGAGGTCGCAGCGCTCCCGCTCCGACAGGCTGGACACCTCCTGTCCATCCAGGAGGACGGCGCCCTCGTCAGGCTGATCCAGCAGGCCCGCCAGCTGGAGCAGGGTGGTCTTGCCGCTCCCGCTGGGCCCTGCCAGGACGGCCAGGCAGCCTTTCGGCACCGCCAGCGTCACGCCGAACACGCCGGCGCGCTCGCCGCCGAGTTCATAGGCGCGGGTCAGGTTGCGGAACTGCAGCATCCGACCAGTGTAGCCTTCCCTTTGATTCAGAACTGCATGGCCCAGGCCAGCTTGGCGAAGAGCCCCCGCTCCACCATCCGTTCGGTGGGGAGGATGGCGAGGGGATCCCGCCGCCGCTGGCCGGACCAGCCCACATAGGCGTTGGTGAAGGCATTGGGCTGCCAGCCCAGGAAGGCCTTGAGGAACTTGTCCACGCCGTCGATCTCCGACCCGTCGTACCGCACCACGAAGGCCTGGGCCTTCAGGTAGAAGAAGCGGGGCATCTGGTAGGTGGCCGTGGTGGTCAGCTTCCGGGCCCGCACGAGCCGCAGGTCGTCGGACTCGCGACTCAGCTCCGTCCTCTGGGCCGTCAGGTCGTAGCAGACATCTCCCACGGCGCCGTGGGAGCTGAAGCTGGTGGTGTGGATGCGCGCCGGGGCGCCGGTGGCCAGATCGATGGTGCGCCCCTCGATGACCCGGGCCAGCAGCTGCGCCCAGCTGAGCTTCTTCCAGCTCAGGGCCATGTTGATGTTGCGGGTGGCGTTGGAGGTCACCTCGTCATCGGCCCAGGTGCGCCCCGCGATGTCCCAGTCCACGCTCCAGGCCCAGCGGTTGGCGGTCTCCACATAGGCGCTCAGGCCCACGGCGCGATCGAAGGGATTGCCGTTCCACCAGGTGAGGCGCCGTCCGCGCAGGCTGGCGTTCGCCTGGGAGAACCGCCCGCCGTTCCAGGTGCCTTGCCATCCGAAGGACCCGGTCTGCTGGCGGTAGCCCCGGAGGTCCGTGAACCCCGAGACCAGCACGAGGCCGGGGCTGGTGGTCTGGTTGACGGCCGACGCGAACCAGTGGCGGGTGTTCCAGTCCAGTTCGGCCGAGGTGGAGGTCCCGCGCTGGGAGAGGAGGCCGCCGTCGGCCTGGGGCAGGCGCGAGGTGGCGCTCATGGCGCTGCCGATGACATGGAATTCGGAGCCCAGGTACTGATCCAGGTAGATGCCGCCGCTCTGACCGCCGATCAGTCCACCGGCGGCATCCGGCCCGCCCTGCAGGCGCTTGTCCGTGCCGAGGAAGGACAGGCCCGAACCCCGGCCGTCCAGCTGAAGGCGCAGCGCCGCCGCCGTGTCGCGGGTGGGCAGTCCGTCCACGCCCCGGGCGCCGTTGGCGCTCAGCATGAGGCCGCCATCCTCGTCCTTGGCGTGGAGCACGGTCCAGCTGGCCAGCGAGTCCTGGCCCGAGACCTTGAGGCCGTAGAGGGGGCTCTGGATGGAGCGGCTGAAGAATTGCCGCTGAGCGGAGGGCGGGGAGAGCAGATCCATGCCCTCCAGGAAAAAGGGGCGCCGCTCGGGGTAGAACACTCGAAAGCGGCTGTTGATCTGGAGCGGGTCCACATCCGCGTCGGCCGTGGCGAAGTCGGGGCGGTAGGTGCCTTCGAAGGTCAGGGCCGTGGTGGCGTAGCGGAGATCCATGCCCAGGCGGGTCTTGGACTCCGGGCGCGCGGCCGGATCGGTTTCCAGGGATTGGGTGCGGGCATGGGTGGCGAAGGGGATGAGCAGGAAGGGGGAGCCGGGCTTGTCCACCGGGGCACCGGAGACCCGGGCCATCTGGCAGATGTCGCACTGCACATCCTTGCTCATGCGGGGCCAGGAGATACCGTAGCGTCGCTCCCGGGGGATGATGCGCAGGATGCGGAAGGCCCAGTCGCCGGGGCGGCGGCGCAGGCTGCTGTAGGGGATGCGCATCTTCACGACATAGCCGTCCGGCGTCAGCACGCCGGTGGAATCCCAGAGGCAGTCGTAGGAGGCGTTCTCTCCGGTGCTGTCGGTCATGATCTCGTCGATCTGGCCGCCCAGGGGCGTCACGAAGAAGCGGGCGATGCTCTGGCCCTTGCCGGAGGGATCCAGGTCCACGCCCACGAAGTCGAAGTCGCCGTTGTTGGTGTCACGCATGTGCCGGGCGGCGTGGATCTTCGCGGGCTCCGGGTCCTTGGCCTCCACGGCCACATAGAGCGCATCGGGGCCCCAGCCCACATGGACGATGGTGGGCCAGCGGTTCTCACCCTTGTCGTCCGGCATGATCATGCCGAACTCGGTGAGGACCAGGGCCTCCTTCCAGGTGGAGAGGTCCGCATCGCGGGCCATGGAAGGCGCCTGGGCCAGCCGGGGGATGGCGAGGTGGGGCGGGTTGGGCGCCTGAGAGGCCAGGATGGGCAGGCACAGAAGGGGCAGGGCCGGAACACGCATGAAGGGATCCCCGAATCAAAGAAGGACTCGGGTGGGCCTACGAGGACTTTCGCAGGTCCGTTTAGGCACGACCTGGCTTTTCCTCTGGCGCCATGTTCAAGTGATCCCACCCCACGCCTGGACCCCCGATGACGGAAGCCCCCAGCCCCGCCGTGTCTGCCCCTGACGCCCACCGCGTCAACCGGGCCTTCGCGGGCGTGGGGGCGGGTCTGGGGCTCGCCGCGTGGTACCACCTGTTCACCTTCCCCCTGGGGCTGGCCTCCGCCCTCGTCATGAAGACGCACCTCCGCCTGGGGCTCTTCTTGGGGTTCCTGGCCCTTCTCGCGGTGGTGCCCGGGGTCCTCTGGGTGGCGACCTCCGCCTGGGGTAGGCAGTGGCGGAGGGCGCTTCCCCTGGCTGCCGTGAGCTGGGGGGTCCTGATCTGGACGGCCCTGTGCGTCCTGGCTTTCATCCCGCTGGTGGTGGGCTGGGCGCTGATCGTGGATCGACTCGTCGGCCTGCCCAGCCTTCCCAACCCCATGACCTCGGTCGGCGTGCTGGGCCTGGTGCTCGGGGCGCCCCTCTCGGAGGAAGTCCTGTGCCGGGGCTATGGCCTGGCGCGGATCCGCGAGCTCGCGGGGGATCGGCGGGCCCTGCTGTTCACGGCCCTCGTGTTCGCGCTGCTCCACGGCAGCTGGGTCAAGCTGCCGGGAACCTTCGCCCTCGGGCTCTTCCTCGGCTGGCTGGTTCTCCGCACGGGATCCCTGTGGCCCGCCTTCGTCGGCCATGCCACCAACAACGGGGCCGTCTTCGCGTTGAGCCGGTGGGGCCCCGCGGCCGCCCTCGAGGCCGGGCACGCGAGCTGGCTCCTCATTGTCATGCTCGGGGCCGGGGGCCTGGCCTGCCTCGCCTTCCTGGGATCGACCCGAGTCCGCGGGCGGATCAGCGGGTTGAGCTCCTCGCCTTGAAGGCGGTTTCGTAGGCGGCGGTGCTGGCCTCCAGGCCGCCCTCCTCGACCTCGCCGATGAGGTCGTAGGCGTGGGCCTTCACGATGCGCACCTTCTGGATGGTGTTGACCTGGGGCGCACCGTCCACCAGCAGCACATTGCCGTCGATGTCCGGGGCCTGGCCCGCGTGGCGGCCCTTGACCAGGAGGTCGGTCTCCTCATGGGCGCCCTCCACGAGCACCTCGATGACCTGGCCCACCTTCTCCTGGTTCTTCTCCCGGGCGATCTTCTGCTGCAGCTCCAGAATGCGGCGCTTGCGGGACTCCTTGGTCCGCTTGGGGATGGGGTCGCCCAGGCCGAAGGCGGAAGTCCCCTCCTCGGGGCTGTAGGTGAAGACGCCCACATGGTCGAAGCGGGCCTCCTTCACGAAGGCCTTCAGCTCCTCGAAGGCGGCGTCGTCCTCGCCGGGGAAGCCCACGATGAAGTTGGACCGGATGGCGATGCCCGGCACGATGCGGCGCACCTTCTCGAGCAGCTTCAGGAACTGGGCGCGGCTGCCGCCGCGGGCCATGGCCTTGAGGATGGCCGCGTCCGCGTGCTGCAGCGGCATGTCCAGATAGCGGGCGCAGTTCGGCGTCTCGGCGATGGCATGCAGCAGGCCGTCCGTGAGGCGGTTCGGGTAGGCGTAGTGGATGCGGAACCAGCGGAGGCCCTCCACCTGGCCCAGGGCGCGGACCAGCTTCTCCAGGGCATCGGGATCGCCGAAGTCGCGACCGTAGTCCGTGGTGTCCTGCCCCACGAGGCTGATCTCGAGGACACCCTGGGCCACGAGGTTCCGGGCCTCGGCCACGACGCTCTCGACGCTGCGGCTGCGCTGGCCACCGCGGAGCCGGGGGATGACGCAGAAGGCGCAGGCGTGGTCGCAGCCTTCACTGATCTTCAGGTAGGCGCTGGCCTTGGGCGTGGTGAGCATCCGAGGGCTCTGCTCGGTGTAGAGGTAGTCGGGGTTGGGATTCAGCTCGAAGGCGGCTCCAGCGCCGATCACCTCGGCGATCTGCTCGATGTCCCGGGTGCCCAGGCACGCGTCGATCTCCGGCATCTCAGCCATGAGCTCGTCGCGGTACCGCTCCACCAGGCAGCCGGCCACGATGAGTTTCTGGCAGGCCCCCTCCTTCTTCATGGAGGCGGCCTGGAGGATGGCCTCGACGCTCTCCTGCTTGGCGGCGTCGATGAAGCCGCAGGTGTTCACCACCAGCACCTGGGCCTCCTCCAGCACGGGGGTGATCTGGTAGCCCTTGAGCCGCAGGTGGCCCAGCATGACTTCCGAATCCACCAGGTTCTTGGGGCAGCCCAGGGACATGAAACCGACTTTGGTCAACGGACCTCCGACCACCTGCTGGTGGAACCTCATAGAATACCGCGCCCTGCCGATACCGTCAGCAGCGCGTGATAAACTCACCACCCCTCCGGAATGCCCATGAAGCTCACCCTCCAGGTAGATGGCGCCTTATACCCCGTGACGCTCACGGAAGACGGCGTGACCATCGGCCGGGGCGACCAGGCCACCATCCGCATCCAGGCCAATGCCGTGAGCCGGGTCCACGCCCGCATCTTCCTGAAGGATGGCCAGCCCCATGTGATGGACATGAAGTCCCTGAACGGCACCTCCCTCAACGGGGCGACGCTGTCCGGGCCCGAGCCGCTGCATCCCGGGGACACGGTGCTGCTCGGCGAGGCCATGGTGATGTGGGTGCCCGAGGGCGCCCCCGCCGGGCCCCCGGCGCCGGGATTGAACATGACCCTCGCTCCCAAGGCGGGCATCTCGAGGATCTCGCTCGAAGATCGGGCCTTCGACGCCTCCGGTTCGATCCTCGTGCCCCACGCCAGCCTGGAGGCCATGCTGGCCCAGGCCAGCGGCCAGCATCCGGCGGGCGAGGCCGTGACGCTGTTCCAGCGCCTGGCGAGCATGGCGGGCACCCTGCTCCGGGCCGCCGGCCTCACGGAGCTGCTGGAATCGGTGATGGGCCTGGTCACGGCCCAGATCCCCTGCCAGCGGGGCTTCATCCTCCTGGCCGATGCCGGGGGCGAGCTGGTGCCCGAGCTGGTCTGGGAAGAGCAGCCGGGGCTGCACGCCAATCCCATCAGCCGCACCATCGCCCACACCGCCATGAAGGACCGCGTGGCCATCCTCACCACGGATGCCCGCATGGACCCCCGGTTCAGCGCCGGCGAGAGCATCAAGATCCACGGCATCACCTCGGCCCTCTGCGCCCCGCTCATCGTGGAGGATCAGGCCTTCGGCGTGATCTACCTGGAAACCAGCCTCAGCAAGGGCGGCTTCAAGCGCGAGGACGAGCACCTGCTGAGCGCCATGGCCAACTTCGCCGCCGTGGGCATCCAGCGCGAGCGCGAGGCCAAGTTCCGGCAGCGCCTGGAGCGCTACCACAGCCCGGCGGTGGTGGATCAGATCCTCAAGTCCAGCCAGAACAAGGAGGCGCCGGCGCTCCAGGCCCAGCGCTGCCAGATCAGCGTGCTCTTCGCCGACATTTCGGGCTTCACGCGCATGAGCGAGGGCATGGAGCCCCTGGTGCTGGCGGGCATCCTGAACCGCACCTTCGAGGCCATGACCGACCAGATCTTCAGCCGGGGCGGCACCCTCGATAAGTACATCGGCGACGCCATCATGGCCTTCTTCGGCGCCCCCAGCCCCGATCCCGACCACGCGCGCCATGCCGTGGAGGCCGCCACGGCCATGCAGCAGATCCTGCAGGCCCTGAATGCCGCCCGGCCGGAAGGCTATCCCGAGCTGAAGATGCGCATCGGCATCAACAGCGGCGAGGCCTTCGCGGGCGACATCGGCTGCGAAAAGCGCATGGACTACACGGTGATGGGCAGCACTGTGAACCTGGCTTCGCGCCTGGAGAGCAGCGTGGCCAAGCCCGGCCAGATCGTCGTCGGCCCGCGCACGGCGGACCTGGTGGGGAGGGACCGGCTGCGCCAGCTGGAGGGCTTCGCCCTCAAGGGCATCGAACAGGAGGTGCGGCCCTTCGAGGTGCTCTGGGCGCCGGAAGGGACCGCGACCATCCCGGATCGGGGCTAGGCTTCCCGCTGACGGAAAAGGCCCCGGGACCTGGGTCCCGGGGCCTTCGTGCATTGAGTGCGGTCAGTTCCTCTGGCCGGCGGGCCAGGTCCCGAAGGCCAGGATGCAGAGGACGATGATCATGCCGATGCCCGGGATGAGGCAGAGCAGGGCCATGGCGCCGTTGTAGCCGGCCTTCTGGAAGATGCGCCAGAAGCAGAAGATGGGGAAGACCACCATCGCGAGGAGGACCACGAGCCAGACCATGCAGCCGGCGGCGGCCAGGCCCGCCAGGGCGGCGTCATTGGTGTGGGGCTGCAGGAGCCCGAGTAAAGGAAGCGCGGCCGGAATCGGCATGAATCACCTCGAGGTTGGGTTGAGGTGATTCTATGCGATCGATGTCGTGCCGCCACTACTCTTTGACGAAATCCTTCCACAGCATGGACGGCTGGATGCCCGAGTTGTGCTGGTATTTGCCCGAGTCGTAGCTGTCGTAGTCGCCGCTGACGGTGTGGTAGAAGATCTGGCAGATGCCCACGCCGGCGTAGATCCGAACGGGCTGGATGCAGCTGATCTCCAGGGTCCAGAAGCCGCAGAAGCCGATGTCGCCGAAACCGGCCGTGACATGGACGAAGAGGCCCAGCCGGCCCACGCTGCTGCGGCCCTCGAGCATGGGGACCATGCCGTGGGTCTCCGTGTACTCCAGGGTGCGCCCCAGGTAGAGCGTTCCCGGCTTCAGCAGCAGGCCCTCGGCGGGGATCTTCAGGAACTCGATGCCGTTGGGCTTGGCCATGTCGAGCTCGGTGTCGGTGTAGATGGCCAGATCCTCGCCCAGACGCAGGTTGTAGCTGTTCGGGTTGAGCTGGTCGTCGCGCCAGGGGTCGATGCGGATCCGGCCCTGGGCCCGGGCCTCGAGGATCTGACGGCCGGTGAGGATCACCGTCAGCGGTCCACTTTCAGGACTTCCGATTTCGCCAACATGTCGCTGAGGCTGGTGCGCTCATCGCCCTTGACGGCCAGCACGATGAGGTTCAGGGCGAGGATGTTGCCGATCTGGCGCAGGATCGCGGGGCCCAGGTCGAGGCGGCCCTGGGGGTTGCCTTCGGGCACCACCCGCAGCTTCATGACCTTCTTGCCGATGCTGGCGCCGTACTTCGACACGCACCAGGGCACGAAGAACCAGTAGTAGGCAAGCTGGGCGACGATGTTGAGGGGCAGCAGGATGCAGCCCACATAGGGCACGATGCCCAGGATCGTGAAGGCGATGGAGAGGAGGATCGCCGGGACCACATCGATGAGCACCGCCAGCAGGCGCGTGACCAGATCGCCCCGCTCACCCGTGGGCACGGCATCGTCGGGGATGGCCGGCAGGAGGGAGCCCAGGAAGGACTGCTCGGCCGGGCCGGCGGGCTGGCCAGTATGCGGGACGGGCCTGGGGGCGGGCGGTGGCGCCACCGGCGGGATGCCCTTGGGCGCGTTGGGGATGGGGCCGGTGATGATCTGGTCCGAGGCGGGGCCCTTCGGCGCCGGATCGCCAGCGGGCGGCTTGCCGGTATGGATGGCCGCCAGTTCGTCGGCGGACATGCGCACGGTGCCCGTGGGGACGGCCGGGACCTCGTCCCGGTTGATGGCCACGGTGGCGCCTTCGGGC harbors:
- a CDS encoding DNA repair helicase XPB — encoded protein: MIALRPDNPLIVQSDRTLLLEVAHPDFEQVRDELARFAELVKSPEHIHTYRITPLSLWNASASGVACADILETLNTWSKYPVPQNLLQEIEDHGTRYGKLRLVAKGDRLALEMDDRGLFWELENQKSLFGLLAEPYPDEKGIFLHTGMRGEVKLQLIRLGHPVQDMAGYKPGDPLPFELSPITKQNGKPFGLRHYQQAAVDVFHAGGGPDGGAGVLVLPCGAGKTVIGIGCMGSLQTHTLVLTTNGTAVKQWKQELLDKTTLTEDQVGLYTGDTKEIKPVTIATYQILTYRRSKTGPFEHFKLFEAANWGLVIYDEVHMLPAPVFRAVAELQAKRRLGLTATLVREDGKEEDVFSLIGPKRVDVPWKMLEKDGFIATAHCLEIRVPLPTDERMEYAVADQRQRFRIASENSLKLAVMDELLAGHPKDNILVIGQYLEQLRIIGERLGAPVLTGQTPEKEREVLFRQFREGQLRVLIVSKVANFAIDLPDASVAIQVSGTFGSRQEEAQRLGRILRPKGERNVSYFYSLISSETTEQEFARNRQLFLTEQGYRYLIESRRFDDTGHLNEPAVWKRLLEETAG
- a CDS encoding phosphatidylglycerophosphatase A family protein is translated as MSEEQASALGPQSSGKKAPRIAWWLATGFGSGYLRPAPGTWGSLAGLGAWLLLVLNLRGQAWAPWLRLAAPLALTLLAAWAAGRVVAETGQKDPSFVVIDEWAGLWFALTPLLFTVTVQPQPWSLWAARLVAPFLLFRLFDIWKPGPVDTAQRLPGGWGVVMDDVLAGLFAALFVWPLDQWLGARSLLHPELWR
- a CDS encoding ABC transporter permease; the protein is MILARLALRNLLRQRRRTALTLMVVVAGFLALSLAGGFMAQTFQGLSDAAIRGGLGHLQVMPPGALEGDEAQSLERALPDGEALALKLRRDPAVAEVLPRIQFMGLLSSGAKSVAFLGTAVDPVLEPKHMACLDSLKDGATAPGGTGSRWLSADPSAREVILGTGLARALGASVGSSLTLMSTTRDGALNAVDVEVVGLQDLGLRELNDRVLTASLGTAGQLLDAGAARSRLSVVLKRPQDTASEQGRIQTLLPDTSVKPWFELASFYRQVKLLYFAIFGFMGLVLFLVVLLATVNTLLMSVMERVREFGVLRAMGLQPGQLLKLLQWEGAFLGFMGSALGLATTLLLRAGLNALHLQMPAPPGTSHGYELNIHFVPGVYAIVALGLQATLQVSALFPGLKAARLRIVEALRHV
- a CDS encoding ABC transporter ATP-binding protein, giving the protein MLQFRNLTRAYELGGERAGVFGVTLAVPKGCLAVLAGPSGSGKTTLLQLAGLLDQPDEGAVLLDGQEVSSLSERERCDLRLRRLGFVFQAFNLVPVLSALENAMLPLQLQGIAEVEARRRAAAALDRVGLADRLHHRPGQLSGGQQQRVAIARALAPDPLLVLADEPTASLDHAHGGPLMDLMADLAAERGATFLVASHDPAVIARAHRVYRLADGRLVEAA
- a CDS encoding DUF5916 domain-containing protein; the encoded protein is MRVPALPLLCLPILASQAPNPPHLAIPRLAQAPSMARDADLSTWKEALVLTEFGMIMPDDKGENRWPTIVHVGWGPDALYVAVEAKDPEPAKIHAARHMRDTNNGDFDFVGVDLDPSGKGQSIARFFVTPLGGQIDEIMTDSTGENASYDCLWDSTGVLTPDGYVVKMRIPYSSLRRRPGDWAFRILRIIPRERRYGISWPRMSKDVQCDICQMARVSGAPVDKPGSPFLLIPFATHARTQSLETDPAARPESKTRLGMDLRYATTALTFEGTYRPDFATADADVDPLQINSRFRVFYPERRPFFLEGMDLLSPPSAQRQFFSRSIQSPLYGLKVSGQDSLASWTVLHAKDEDGGLMLSANGARGVDGLPTRDTAAALRLQLDGRGSGLSFLGTDKRLQGGPDAAGGLIGGQSGGIYLDQYLGSEFHVIGSAMSATSRLPQADGGLLSQRGTSTSAELDWNTRHWFASAVNQTTSPGLVLVSGFTDLRGYRQQTGSFGWQGTWNGGRFSQANASLRGRRLTWWNGNPFDRAVGLSAYVETANRWAWSVDWDIAGRTWADDEVTSNATRNINMALSWKKLSWAQLLARVIEGRTIDLATGAPARIHTTSFSSHGAVGDVCYDLTAQRTELSRESDDLRLVRARKLTTTATYQMPRFFYLKAQAFVVRYDGSEIDGVDKFLKAFLGWQPNAFTNAYVGWSGQRRRDPLAILPTERMVERGLFAKLAWAMQF
- a CDS encoding CPBP family intramembrane glutamic endopeptidase — protein: MTEAPSPAVSAPDAHRVNRAFAGVGAGLGLAAWYHLFTFPLGLASALVMKTHLRLGLFLGFLALLAVVPGVLWVATSAWGRQWRRALPLAAVSWGVLIWTALCVLAFIPLVVGWALIVDRLVGLPSLPNPMTSVGVLGLVLGAPLSEEVLCRGYGLARIRELAGDRRALLFTALVFALLHGSWVKLPGTFALGLFLGWLVLRTGSLWPAFVGHATNNGAVFALSRWGPAAALEAGHASWLLIVMLGAGGLACLAFLGSTRVRGRISGLSSSP
- the rimO gene encoding 30S ribosomal protein S12 methylthiotransferase RimO, encoding MTKVGFMSLGCPKNLVDSEVMLGHLRLKGYQITPVLEEAQVLVVNTCGFIDAAKQESVEAILQAASMKKEGACQKLIVAGCLVERYRDELMAEMPEIDACLGTRDIEQIAEVIGAGAAFELNPNPDYLYTEQSPRMLTTPKASAYLKISEGCDHACAFCVIPRLRGGQRSRSVESVVAEARNLVAQGVLEISLVGQDTTDYGRDFGDPDALEKLVRALGQVEGLRWFRIHYAYPNRLTDGLLHAIAETPNCARYLDMPLQHADAAILKAMARGGSRAQFLKLLEKVRRIVPGIAIRSNFIVGFPGEDDAAFEELKAFVKEARFDHVGVFTYSPEEGTSAFGLGDPIPKRTKESRKRRILELQQKIAREKNQEKVGQVIEVLVEGAHEETDLLVKGRHAGQAPDIDGNVLLVDGAPQVNTIQKVRIVKAHAYDLIGEVEEGGLEASTAAYETAFKARSSTR